In Tessaracoccus flavus, the following are encoded in one genomic region:
- a CDS encoding PLP-dependent aminotransferase family protein — protein MTVTDHPRYDTRLDRYVDSYAQRTNGMRVSAVRALFAVANRPEIVSLAGGMPNIKDLPLGDIADSMAEMIRTRGTQVMQYGSGQGEPELREQILDVMALEGIVAHPDDLVITAGSQQGLDLVTRIFCDPGDVVLAESPSYVGALGTFLSYQVEVVHVPSDDQGLDPVALVETIARVKAAGKRIKFLYTIPNYNNPSGVTQSARRRLDIVAACRAAGVLVVEDNPYGLLALDAEPIPAMRSAADDVIYLGSFSKTFAPGFRVGWVLAPHAVREKLVLAQESATLCPPVFSQFAISNYLANHDWKGQVVVFRDMYRGRRDAMLSALEEEMPPGTSWTRPAGGFFVWVTLPEGLDSQAMLPRGVDARVAFVPGSAFYADGQGARNVRLSFCFPPAERIEVGVQRFAEVVRRELDMMDIFGVHSPAPIEPHRPAGPGPDLS, from the coding sequence ATGACCGTGACCGACCACCCCAGATACGACACCCGTCTCGACCGGTACGTCGACAGCTACGCACAGCGCACCAACGGGATGCGGGTCTCCGCCGTCCGCGCGCTGTTCGCCGTTGCGAACCGCCCGGAGATCGTGTCTCTTGCTGGTGGCATGCCGAACATCAAGGACCTCCCGCTGGGCGACATCGCCGACTCCATGGCCGAGATGATCCGCACCCGGGGCACGCAGGTGATGCAGTACGGCTCGGGCCAGGGCGAGCCGGAGCTCCGCGAACAGATCCTTGACGTCATGGCCCTCGAGGGCATCGTCGCCCACCCCGACGACCTCGTCATCACGGCCGGTTCGCAGCAGGGTCTGGATCTGGTCACCCGCATCTTCTGCGATCCCGGCGACGTCGTGCTCGCGGAATCCCCCTCGTACGTGGGGGCGCTCGGCACCTTCCTCAGCTACCAGGTCGAGGTGGTGCACGTCCCCTCGGACGATCAGGGCCTCGACCCCGTCGCACTCGTGGAGACCATCGCGCGGGTGAAGGCGGCGGGCAAGCGCATCAAGTTCCTCTACACCATCCCGAACTACAACAATCCATCCGGCGTCACCCAGTCCGCGAGGCGCCGCCTCGACATCGTCGCGGCCTGCCGCGCCGCGGGCGTGCTCGTGGTCGAGGACAACCCCTACGGCCTGCTCGCCCTCGACGCCGAACCCATCCCCGCCATGCGCTCGGCCGCCGACGACGTCATCTACCTCGGGTCCTTTTCCAAGACCTTCGCCCCCGGGTTCCGCGTCGGCTGGGTGCTGGCCCCCCACGCGGTGCGGGAGAAGCTCGTGCTCGCGCAGGAGTCGGCCACGCTGTGTCCGCCCGTGTTCAGCCAGTTCGCGATCAGCAACTACCTGGCCAACCACGACTGGAAGGGCCAGGTCGTCGTCTTCCGCGACATGTACCGCGGCCGCCGCGACGCGATGCTCTCCGCGCTGGAGGAGGAGATGCCGCCGGGCACCTCGTGGACCCGACCGGCGGGCGGCTTCTTCGTGTGGGTCACCCTCCCCGAGGGGCTCGACTCACAGGCCATGCTTCCACGCGGCGTCGACGCCCGCGTCGCCTTCGTGCCCGGCAGCGCGTTCTACGCCGACGGCCAGGGTGCCCGCAATGTCAGGCTCTCCTTCTGCTTCCCGCCGGCCGAACGCATCGAAGTGGGCGTACAGCGCTTCGCCGAAGTGGTCCGCCGTGAACTCGACATGATGGACATCTTCGGCGTCCACTCCCCCGCCCCCATCGAACCCCATCGTCCCGCCGGCCCTGGCCCGGACCTGAGCTGA
- a CDS encoding D-alanine--D-alanine ligase family protein, with the protein MTVIVIAGGLSHERDVSLRSGRRVAQALRDAGLDVLETDVNADLVGLIRSTDDAVVVPMLHGGLGEDGALREVLEILGVPFVGPTGASSRLTFDKAIATSVVRGAGLATPRQIALPHDIFRELGAPALMEGIGAQLGYPLVVKPTRSGSALGVTKVDSPAALPSALVAAYAYGTVAVVEQYLSGVEIAVTVLDLGDGATALPPVEIRPESGVYNYESRYTAGATRFVTPAELPDDVLAAAGELAVAAHRALGLRHLSRVDMIVEPDGRPVFFEGNVAPGMTETSLAPLAFEAAGLELSDVFARLVDLARG; encoded by the coding sequence ATGACCGTCATCGTCATCGCCGGAGGCCTCAGCCACGAGCGCGACGTCTCGCTGCGCTCCGGTCGTCGCGTGGCCCAGGCCCTGCGCGACGCAGGCCTCGACGTCTTGGAGACCGACGTCAACGCCGACCTCGTCGGCCTCATCCGCAGCACCGACGACGCCGTCGTCGTCCCGATGCTCCACGGCGGCCTCGGTGAGGACGGGGCGCTCCGCGAGGTGCTGGAGATCCTGGGGGTCCCCTTCGTCGGACCGACCGGGGCCTCGTCCCGGCTGACGTTCGACAAGGCGATCGCCACCTCCGTCGTCCGCGGGGCGGGACTCGCGACGCCGCGCCAGATCGCTCTGCCCCACGACATCTTCCGCGAACTCGGCGCGCCCGCCCTCATGGAGGGCATCGGCGCGCAGCTCGGTTACCCGCTCGTCGTGAAGCCGACCCGCAGCGGCTCGGCACTCGGCGTCACCAAGGTGGACTCCCCCGCCGCTCTGCCCTCCGCGCTGGTCGCCGCCTACGCGTACGGCACCGTCGCGGTGGTGGAGCAGTACCTGTCGGGCGTGGAGATCGCCGTCACGGTGCTCGACCTGGGTGACGGCGCCACCGCGTTGCCGCCCGTGGAGATCCGCCCGGAGTCGGGCGTCTACAACTACGAATCCCGCTACACCGCCGGCGCCACCCGGTTCGTCACGCCCGCGGAGCTCCCCGACGACGTACTCGCCGCGGCCGGCGAACTGGCGGTCGCGGCGCACCGCGCTCTGGGGCTGCGCCACTTGTCCCGGGTCGACATGATCGTCGAGCCCGACGGACGCCCCGTGTTCTTCGAGGGCAACGTGGCACCCGGCATGACGGAGACGTCGCTCGCCCCGCTGGCCTTCGAGGCCGCCGGTCTGGAGTTGAGTGACGTCTTCGCCCGTCTGGTCGACCTGGCGAGGGGTTGA
- a CDS encoding SURF1 family protein, which translates to MGLRAKQAVALAAGVVLAIVMVLLGLWQQASYEESTRDVSAERAAMEPVSLLDNIAEDGSIEDIYGRRVQVSGVYEELPTLFVGSEPPLRVVGALRTTDDRVLAVVRGASDLPDAPPPPSGQQDITGIFLAPDLATDRVADGADLGSLRIQALAQDWPSPLIAGYVTLSADDAAAQGLEPAPLLLPEAEGSATHRGYALQWWVFAAGAIAFGVYAARGLEQDEKKRQRRAAETHPTP; encoded by the coding sequence ATGGGGCTGCGCGCCAAGCAGGCCGTGGCGCTCGCCGCCGGGGTGGTCCTCGCCATCGTCATGGTGCTGCTGGGGCTCTGGCAGCAGGCCTCCTACGAGGAGTCCACGCGCGACGTCTCCGCGGAGCGGGCTGCGATGGAGCCCGTCTCGTTGCTGGACAACATCGCCGAGGACGGGAGCATCGAGGATATCTACGGTCGCAGGGTCCAGGTCTCCGGTGTCTACGAGGAACTGCCGACGCTGTTCGTCGGAAGCGAGCCGCCGCTGCGTGTGGTTGGCGCCCTGAGGACCACCGACGACCGAGTGCTGGCCGTGGTCCGCGGAGCCAGCGACCTGCCTGACGCCCCTCCCCCGCCGTCGGGCCAGCAGGACATCACGGGGATCTTCCTGGCTCCGGATCTGGCCACCGATCGGGTTGCCGACGGCGCCGACCTCGGCAGCCTTCGGATCCAGGCACTCGCCCAGGACTGGCCCTCTCCGCTGATCGCCGGGTACGTCACGCTGTCGGCTGACGACGCCGCGGCCCAAGGCCTTGAGCCGGCCCCCCTGCTCCTCCCGGAGGCGGAAGGCTCAGCCACGCACCGCGGCTACGCCCTCCAGTGGTGGGTATTCGCGGCAGGCGCCATCGCGTTCGGCGTCTACGCAGCCCGTGGCCTGGAACAGGACGAGAAGAAGCGTCAGCGCAGAGCCGCCGAGACCCACCCGACCCCCTGA
- a CDS encoding DUF3817 domain-containing protein gives MNEYESRSDIVDPEDIPGIRGALLRYRVMAWVVGILLVILMCVGLPLKYIWGDGRVVTWTGVPHGWLYAVLLITAYDLGRRVGWPIKWFLGIMAAGTVPFLSFVAEHFATKHVRSVIERSSS, from the coding sequence ATGAATGAGTATGAGTCGCGGAGCGACATCGTAGATCCTGAGGATATCCCCGGGATCCGTGGAGCCCTGCTGCGCTATCGGGTGATGGCCTGGGTGGTGGGCATCCTGCTGGTCATCCTCATGTGCGTCGGACTCCCGCTCAAGTACATCTGGGGCGACGGTCGTGTGGTCACGTGGACGGGCGTGCCGCACGGCTGGCTCTACGCCGTACTCCTGATCACCGCCTACGACCTCGGGCGCAGGGTCGGGTGGCCGATCAAGTGGTTCCTGGGCATCATGGCCGCCGGCACCGTGCCGTTCCTCTCCTTCGTCGCGGAGCACTTCGCCACCAAGCACGTCCGCAGCGTCATCGAGCGCTCGTCGTCGTGA
- a CDS encoding ParB/RepB/Spo0J family partition protein: MAARHSGLGKGLGDLFAKTDDEGDVALSDGSVFLEIPVDQVQPNPQQPRTVFDEDELGELAESIAEFGVLQPVVVRRAGRDAFELIMGERRLRASKIAGRATIPAIVRGTDDTALLRDALLENLHRANLNPLEEAHAYQQLLEDFACTKEELSQRIHRSRPQISNTLRLLNLPARVQSKVAAGVLSAGHARALLGLDDPELQEHLAERIVAEGLSVRSTEEIVAMGRGTGVRRSASRAPRTPSDREREIAGHLSDHFDTRVKVNIGRNKGKITIEFASGDDLERIMAILDGKTL, encoded by the coding sequence ATGGCCGCAAGACACAGCGGACTGGGCAAGGGTCTGGGGGACCTGTTCGCCAAGACCGACGACGAGGGCGATGTCGCCCTCAGTGACGGTTCCGTATTTCTGGAGATCCCGGTTGACCAGGTGCAACCGAACCCCCAGCAGCCTCGGACGGTCTTCGACGAGGATGAACTGGGCGAACTGGCCGAGTCGATCGCGGAGTTCGGCGTGCTGCAGCCTGTTGTCGTCCGCAGGGCGGGCCGCGACGCCTTCGAGCTCATCATGGGGGAGCGGCGGCTGCGGGCGAGCAAGATCGCCGGCCGCGCGACTATTCCGGCGATTGTGCGCGGTACCGACGACACGGCACTGCTGCGCGACGCCCTGCTGGAGAACCTGCACCGGGCCAACCTGAACCCCCTCGAGGAGGCGCACGCCTACCAGCAGCTGTTGGAGGACTTCGCCTGCACGAAGGAGGAGCTCAGCCAACGCATCCACCGTTCGCGACCCCAGATCTCCAACACACTGCGGCTCCTGAATCTGCCCGCACGGGTCCAATCCAAGGTGGCGGCAGGGGTGCTCTCAGCCGGACATGCACGCGCTCTGCTCGGTCTCGACGACCCCGAGCTCCAGGAACACCTGGCGGAGCGAATCGTGGCGGAGGGCTTGTCAGTGCGTTCGACGGAGGAGATCGTCGCGATGGGCCGGGGGACAGGCGTGCGTCGATCTGCGAGCCGAGCTCCACGTACCCCGAGCGATCGCGAGCGGGAGATCGCGGGACACCTGAGTGATCACTTCGATACGCGGGTGAAGGTGAACATCGGGCGAAACAAGGGGAAGATCACGATCGAGTTCGCGTCTGGGGACGATCTGGAGCGCATCATGGCCATCCTCGACGGCAAAACGCTGTAG
- a CDS encoding ParA family protein — translation MALFFRKRKPTIDNEPWKDHASVSRETTPRRAAVDPSASVEDEYGDEIVDYATASSALPRPSSPRIFVVANQKGGVGKTTTTVNIATALALGGLNVLVVDTDPQGNASTALGVEHSPGTKGTYEVLLEGVGIIEHAQPSPHSPNLHVLPAAIDLAAAELELVNLRGREHRMRDAIEQYVEESGVDYIFFDCPPSLGLLTLNALVASTEILVPIQCEYYALEGVTQLMRTIARVKGNLNDDLELSTILLTMFDQRTNLSREVADEVRKHFPTQTLTPEIPRSVRIAEAPSFGQTVITYQPKSVGAVAYQAAAEEIARRGEV, via the coding sequence ATGGCGCTGTTCTTCCGAAAGCGGAAGCCGACGATCGACAACGAACCATGGAAGGACCACGCGTCCGTTTCACGTGAAACGACCCCACGTCGGGCCGCAGTCGATCCCAGCGCCAGCGTGGAGGACGAGTACGGCGACGAGATCGTCGACTATGCGACAGCCTCGAGTGCGCTCCCCCGGCCGTCTTCTCCCCGGATCTTCGTCGTCGCCAATCAAAAGGGCGGCGTGGGCAAGACCACGACAACCGTGAATATTGCGACTGCCCTCGCTCTCGGCGGCTTGAACGTCCTCGTCGTCGACACCGACCCGCAGGGCAACGCGTCCACCGCGCTCGGCGTCGAGCACTCGCCCGGTACGAAGGGCACGTACGAGGTGCTCCTAGAAGGCGTCGGCATCATCGAGCATGCCCAGCCCTCACCCCACTCCCCCAACCTGCACGTGCTGCCGGCGGCCATCGACCTGGCTGCAGCCGAGTTGGAACTGGTCAACCTCCGGGGCCGCGAACATCGCATGCGCGATGCAATCGAGCAGTACGTCGAAGAGTCCGGCGTGGACTACATCTTCTTCGACTGCCCACCATCGCTTGGCCTGCTCACGTTGAACGCGCTAGTGGCGTCCACCGAGATCCTCGTCCCGATCCAGTGCGAGTACTACGCTCTGGAAGGTGTCACGCAGCTCATGCGCACCATTGCGCGCGTGAAAGGAAACCTGAACGACGATCTGGAGCTCAGCACCATCCTCCTCACGATGTTCGACCAGCGCACGAACCTGTCGCGTGAGGTGGCGGATGAGGTGCGCAAGCACTTCCCGACGCAGACGCTGACGCCGGAAATCCCGCGCTCAGTGCGCATTGCGGAGGCGCCGAGCTTCGGCCAGACCGTCATCACGTATCAGCCGAAGTCGGTAGGCGCTGTGGCCTACCAAGCGGCAGCAGAGGAAATCGCGCGACGAGGGGAGGTCTGA